In one window of uncultured Campylobacter sp. DNA:
- the clpP gene encoding ATP-dependent Clp endopeptidase proteolytic subunit ClpP produces the protein MVIPYVIEQTSRGERSYDIYSRLLKDRIVMLSGEIDDAVASSIVAQLLFLEAEDPDKDIYLYINSPGGVVTSGFSIYDTMNYIKPDVSTICIGQAASMGAFLLSCGAKGKRYALPNSRIMIHQPLGGAQGQATDIEIQAKEILRMKEILNNILSQNSGKDLAQVEKDTDRDFFMSAEDAVQYGLIDQVLQKSFK, from the coding sequence ATGGTGATTCCTTACGTTATCGAACAAACTAGTCGCGGAGAGCGCAGCTACGACATCTACTCGAGGCTGCTAAAAGATCGTATCGTAATGCTTAGCGGCGAGATCGACGACGCAGTGGCAAGCTCGATCGTCGCGCAGCTTCTGTTTTTGGAGGCGGAGGATCCGGATAAGGATATCTATCTATACATCAATTCCCCGGGCGGCGTAGTTACGAGCGGATTTAGCATTTATGACACGATGAATTACATCAAACCCGACGTAAGCACGATCTGTATCGGGCAAGCAGCGTCGATGGGGGCGTTTTTGCTAAGCTGCGGAGCCAAAGGCAAACGCTACGCGCTTCCAAACTCGCGTATAATGATCCACCAGCCACTCGGCGGCGCGCAGGGTCAGGCTACCGACATCGAGATCCAAGCCAAAGAAATTTTACGAATGAAAGAAATTTTAAATAACATCCTTTCGCAAAATTCCGGCAAAGATCTCGCACAGGTCGAAAAGGACACCGATCGCGACTTTTTCATGAGCGCCGAGGATGCCGTGCAATACGGCTTGATCGATCAAGTACTTCAAAAGAGCTTTAAATAG
- the def gene encoding peptide deformylase, translating to MILDVLTYPNKKLYQRSTEVVKFDAALGKLLDDMYETMIAKNGIGLAAIQVGKPVRALIINLANEEKIQDKKDLIEIINPQILKKEGEVVYQEGCLSVPGFYEDVTRAEFITVQFQDRAGNTRQMDASELLAVCIQHEMDHLDGHLFIERIGYNKRKKFDKEFKKSLKEKSK from the coding sequence ATGATCCTGGACGTCCTTACCTATCCGAATAAAAAGCTTTATCAAAGATCGACCGAGGTCGTTAAATTCGACGCGGCGCTGGGAAAGCTTTTGGACGATATGTATGAGACGATGATCGCAAAAAACGGCATAGGCCTTGCCGCCATCCAGGTAGGCAAGCCCGTGCGCGCTTTGATTATAAATTTAGCTAATGAGGAAAAAATCCAAGACAAAAAGGACCTCATCGAGATCATCAATCCGCAAATTTTAAAAAAGGAAGGCGAGGTCGTTTACCAGGAGGGCTGCCTGTCGGTACCGGGCTTTTACGAGGACGTCACACGCGCCGAGTTTATCACGGTGCAGTTTCAAGACCGCGCCGGCAATACCCGCCAAATGGACGCTAGCGAGCTACTAGCCGTCTGTATCCAGCACGAGATGGATCACCTCGACGGACATCTTTTTATCGAGCGCATCGGATACAATAAACGTAAAAAATTTGATAAAGAATTCAAAAAAAGCCTAAAAGAAAAATCGAAATGA